The region ATTGGCGTCATACAGTCGCACTGAGCATAGCACTCGCTATTTTCAACAGTGTCCGCTCCTATTGTTGCCACATCACTCATATGAGTTTCTGAGCTTCCCGTTTGATCATCCCTTTTTTGGCTTAAGTAAGTAGCCTTCTTTGAGTATGTGATGTATTCTCAGTCGTGCTACTTACACCGGAGATGCTCCTAGCATGAGTGTTGCTTTCATTATTTGAGGCACTGTTGTATGACTACAACTAGGACCACTATCTATTGATGATTTCTGCCTCTCGAATTAACCTTCTTACATGGAATAAATGTCTTTCAACCCCCCACACACAaccacaaaaataataataaaaattcaCTATGTGAAGGGGGACACGAGGGTGAGGCGACCATACAACGACCGAGAAAATCGGGTATTTGCCACTTTCAACATGCGGCTGTGCAAAATTGCCATTGTCAAGATATTCTTCATAAAATTGCCACCCAACTCATGATCACTTTGATTACCATGCCATTTCCACTCTTTTATtgattttccttttgttttctcaTTTTATATGCACCTGAAAGAACTAGACTGCCCTTGGCTATTCCAACCTCATCTGTTTCGTGCGTTGCTTGGTGTGGTCAAAATGCTGAAATGCTGGCTCACCAGCGTTGCTTGCCGCCGTAGATCATCCACACCCTCGCGCGCCAACAAAGCTCGTTGCTGGCTGCTCATCCACACCTGCCCGTCGACGTGACTCGTTCTCATCTGCTTATCGCGTAGCTCGCCCACGCCTACATGCACCATTAGAGCGCTCTCGTCTACTCAACGACGTGGCACGCCCATGCCTGCACACCTGTGAAGCTTTCCATTGCCTGCTCGCGCACGCCTGTGTGCGCCGTTGCAGCTCACCTCCCCTGCTCGCCCACACCTGCGCTCACCGCTGCAGGTTGCCCCGCATCATGTTGGTGAAGTGACGGACTGGCGAGGGCGACAACAAACAACAACACCAATTGTGTGGGGGAAGCAGCTTGATACGTCCATGGAGGATGGAGAATAATGTGTGTAGGTGCTGAACATGGAGCATACGAACAACTTGTAAGCACAATTGTACACCCATGTAAGCTATACTTTGCTAGAACCTGTTACTACTTGTTCACGGATTGAAATCAAGCAAACAAATCAAAAGAAAGAGATAATACAATATTATCCAGATGGACTAGGTTCCAAGCAGCCGTTGTGGTACTGCCATATCAGGGTACGTGTTGCGCAGCGTCCAGGAGATCGATGACGATGATGTCCAGGAGATCGACGTCAAGGCCGATCGACATCACGGCAACGTCCAGGAGATTCAGCCTACAGGCGATCTGCAACTCGCGGTGTTTTTGATTAATTGCGCGCATGTTAAGTGAGAACATAGCAAAGTACTGCACACACGAAGTGACCGGGTACATGAAGACATTCAAGGGCAGTCTGGTCCTTTCATGTGCGTGTAAATGGAAAAATAAAAGGAAATTCGATAAAAGGTGGGAAATGGCATGGTAATCAAGGTAGGCATGAGCTGAGTGGCAATTTTATGAAACCCATCTTGACAGTGGCAATTTTGTGAAGCCACATGTTGAAAGTGGCAAATGCCCGGCTTTCTCACAATGACCAGCTCTCCTTTTTTCTTTCTATGGTTTTTTTTAGAAACTTCTATGGATTTTGTTAGTTCCCCGTCTAACCAGCACACCGAGTTTCAACCAAGCTTGTCGTCCATTGCTGGCTTAATGGGGGAAAAGGCCCAGCCCAACACCTCGTCACCTGGCGACAGGCGGCGGCGACCACCCCGGGGACTCCGATGGCGACGGAGAAGGCGCGGCAGCTCCTGGTCCGCCTCGCCGCCACCCCGGACGCCGCCGTTCCTAACCTTCCCTTCCTCCACCGCGCACTCCTCCCTCTCCTTTCCGCCGCCTCCGCCCTTCTCCGCCTCCCCGTCATCCTCTCCTCTCCGCTACGCTCGCGACGGACCCTACCGGTCCCCGTCATCAGCGTAGGAAACCTCACCTGGGGCGGCAACGGAAAGACACCCATGGTCGACTTCCTGGCCCGCAGGTTTCACATTATGGGCATCTCGCCACTCATCCTAACAAGGGTAAACTCGTCCTCCTAATGCTGCTTGCATGCTTGTACTTTTTCACATTTTTATTGGTTCTCATTCAATCATTTAGTTACACAGACAAAATTTTCAGTAAAAATGGGGGACTCTTCATGTCCTAAGCTAACGTTTCACAACTGTCGCCTAGTTCATTTCCAATACTTCATTTATATTTCTCGTGATGCTACCTTTGAACAAATCAGTCATAAAATTCGGTGCTGTAGGGTTATGCGGGTGGCGATGAATCTAAGATGCTCCGGAGGCGCCTTGCTGATACTTCCACCAAGATTGGTGTTGGCGCAAACCGGGCTGATGTGGGTTCTTCCATGTTGCAAAAGTACGGCCAAATCGATCCTTGTGATGCCTTCCGTCGGGAGAAGTTAGCGTGCAACCGGGTGGCAAGCGGTAAAAGTGCGAAAATTGGAGTCGCTATACTGGACGACGGAATGTAGGTATAagtatttgtttttcttttcttgtatAGACAACTTATATGGATCAATCCATCAGTACCATGGAATCTTACTTGGAAAATAGCTAACACAGTGGCATCTTTTAAACTAATAATGGTCAAGCATAGCTGTTCCTTCAGGAAACACATGTTCTCATGTATGTATTCTCGGTTCTGTCTGTCGTTTCTTGTAGGCAGCACCGGAGCCTGCTTCGAGATGTGGAGATTGTGATGGTCAATGGGTTGACACCTTGGGGAAATACCCATTTCATTCCACGAGGACCCATGAGGGAACCGTTGAGCGCACTTACTCGAGCTGATATAGTGGTTATTCATCATGCGGATCTGGTAAATGATAGTCTCAGTAACTCAGACTTTCTTGTAACTTATTTGTGTTTCCTGTTTGAGTATTAAATGTTTAGCGTATATTGTTCTTGACATGAGGCACTGAAAGTGTGATGTTGAAGTAAGCCAGCACAAATTTAAGCTGTCACATAAAAATGTATTTATAGCAACCATGTGATTCTAAGTATTTagaatttagaattaaaataatccaAGGTGCTTTCTTACTTTCCCTCATTGTGAGCTGAAATTGCATCCGGAAAAGGTGGGGCTTAACCATTTGTGAATTCCGCACTGCAAGAAATGAGAGATGTTGGTATCTCTTTTACCTCAAGCACATGAATAATCTCATAGGTTGTTCTCTGAACTACCATTTGCTATTACACAGGCTTGT is a window of Triticum dicoccoides isolate Atlit2015 ecotype Zavitan chromosome 2B, WEW_v2.0, whole genome shotgun sequence DNA encoding:
- the LOC119363947 gene encoding probable tetraacyldisaccharide 4'-kinase, mitochondrial, coding for MATEKARQLLVRLAATPDAAVPNLPFLHRALLPLLSAASALLRLPVILSSPLRSRRTLPVPVISVGNLTWGGNGKTPMVDFLARRFHIMGISPLILTRGYAGGDESKMLRRRLADTSTKIGVGANRADVGSSMLQKYGQIDPCDAFRREKLACNRVASGKSAKIGVAILDDGMQHRSLLRDVEIVMVNGLTPWGNTHFIPRGPMREPLSALTRADIVVIHHADLACEAQLETIARTVQDSGTTCSVFFSKLAPSHVFEVHQPLQRLSLNVLDGMIVLCVSAIGCPDAFIHTVREIGPLNVDRLDFSDHHFFNDYDLELIQERVRQLVDQHNKETVVLVTEKDYDRDPDVLRMLGVKVWVLSSSLQIMPLKEQGEDELLRKLKDIITATRHVVQP